In Colias croceus chromosome 21, ilColCroc2.1, the DNA window GAAACATGACGCTACTTTGTAAGGCTTCCAAACTATTATGCCTCACATCCGATGTTTCTTAGAGAATCATCATTTAACTCTATTGAATTTGAAACCctttataattgaaatacagTAACTGCTtttcataatatcaaataaatatacatatgcATCGTTatccaaactttttttttattattttactgaaAGTGgatgttaaatataattcaacTTGTAGACACACGTATATCGCTATATATGGTGATAACCCGTAGTGGCTTAcgttggttttattttatattctttccAGGTCCAACCCGGCATTACTAGCTAGTCATTACTTACATACTATAATGTAGACATCGCGGTATAtcataataatctaaattctaaacaaGCATGTAGCCTTCcatctattataaaaatatcaatgaagtaaattaaaacatctgCATATTCATTCTTATCTCTATTCTAAATACGCACTTCCGGAAAttgagataaaataataaggtaaacgcagctatcaacgacccatcgaaaatctgaaggtattaccgacctataaaagtaattcgaaatttaaacgtttccagaactattctagctataggtaggcaaagttatacacgaatgtattaattgagcatcgtatactttaacgttagagtgagtaactgagcaaaaaagagttaaaatgcgtaagttgctgcggggtagcgtggaagcaggacgtgtcgtactgttccgttgttccttcgggtaagtactgtgagtatctttttaagacatttacaaacaaatgacatctatactttaatttatattactaaatgtcaatgcatttaagtgtcaacttttcatttcttacaacattttattaataaaaagtaatttgaaacgataaaacttaaaattaaaatgggacggtgttagcttcaccagtttaagtcgtggcaggtatcaacgacccgtaagtcggcaatggcagcaacgtaactttttgttttattttcttttatgttattatatcacactaacacaagtggtcttatggaccagtttaaatctaagctatgagtcttcataaaaatctattagcgactaaacttttttgtctagtgttgtgtcttttagcgttgtcaatttatacaaagttatgatattttcgaggatccctatcgaatagttacagtagtaaatcattgttttttttttgtttaaacaatatgcatttgttcatattttgtatgacattaatcaattataatctattttatagtctgatggtcaaatgaattaaaataaccatttttttatgggtcggtaatacaatttaggtttatacttacatactttaataccgacccatgtgggtcggcaatagcaactataggaagctattaccgatcgaatatagattgtttagtttctcatctacaaattcaaattcaaattgctttatttgcagaatgtagaataaagatgtttgtatatacagataatattgatccttaaacattccgctcgtaattgagcgtgcaaatatatttttattacttttatgacataataggtgcctattaaaaattatattttttttaggttcaattaacataaaacatataattaggtatattttttccagaaatatggagcaacgaaagcggcgaaaagtattcagtaaaacacaactcgccgaagcaatcaatcaaatagcataacgaaatatcctagagtttgaaatccttaatttaatatatgtacatatattaatagtattatgttgattaatttaaaagtttgtaattatttagttcattactaaaaagtactcatttgttttattaaaaataactacaataaaaaaatacgaatatatttgcatttttatttcattttattaagatcggtaatcatcatcatcactagcttctatacattccattgctggaaaaaggcttcctctcacatacgatcgggaatagctgcataaaaatcgttaatagcttcacagccgtttttatgggtcggtaatagcaacaatcgactaagtcacattgtaaattattttttacaagataatcctttattagaatgtatttgcttcaataaatacattttttatacataacactagcatataacatgaaattataaatctttagaagaaccagtatacttaaaaaagatggttgattttgaaattgccttagaggggtcgttaatacctgcgtttaccctacttttaatattttagatcacattattttgtttccataataactacaaaaaaatccAATGTGCAAAACTAAACAGCCGACGGCATTTTGAAAGTAACGGAAGTTGTTTATTACTAGTTTCATATTGAAATTCAGGTGTGTAGAATATATTTCGAAGAACCATCTATTGGCAAACTTTTTcactcaaaaataaattgttttcataTGAAAGTAAGAGACAATAGATTGGTATATGATTCTTTTCAAGAAgcagataaattatatttttttaggtttgAGTGCGAAATCTtaaaaaagtcgatatttttttagaactATCGTATCGTTATGTCTTGCATTGCAAACTACATTTTTACGGAATTAGAAGGTGATGAtaacaaattacttaaaacaaGAAATAGATAGTTACCACTTCTAAAGTCTAAATacacataggtacttaaaaataGACATAGAACACAACATTATATTGAACCTTTTACAGTAATTGCTACAGTTAATGAAATGCATTTACATTCAAGTAACATCACTTCTAACTCCAAAGCGAACACGGCTGCACTATATTCTAATCACAATGAAAAAGATCcgtaacaaaaacaaagtGAACATCAAAAAGATACCGACAGACGAAATAATAGACATGCAATACATAAGAGATTTCTATTTAAAGGACTTCAAATATATCAGCCCCCAAGTGACCATTAAAAAGGACGAACCAAAGAGTTTGAGATTGTTCGCAAAACTGTGGTTTAGGGAAGTGATAAAGGGCCTCAAACAATTCCTTTATGAAGGCTCTTTGCATGGAGTCAAGTGAGTTAAATTGATTAGGAGGAATCGACGCGTAATGAACTTACGCTCCGAAGATTTTATCATTCGATTAAATGTGGGCGATTTGGTAGTTCgactatttaaatttgttattagtTTTGAACTGTTTTAATGGGATTGTAGTAAGTTTTGTCTCGAGTAATAAGCATATTATGGTGAACTATAATTAGTGTGGGATGAATGAGTcgttctataaataaatggaaaaCTATTTAAACTACTACCATATAATGAGAATAAACTTACActgaacttaaaattaacctATCTCTCTTGTTAGATTTGCCAGTCTGTCTTGTCATAATTTCCATACAGACTGACTAacataattatcttatatttaaaatttttactttCAGATATATTTTCGAACCGTCCTTCAGCCACAAGGAGCGCGTAGTCTGGATCATCATAGTCGTGATCAGCATCATCATCTGTGCCATGAATATCATCCAATTGGTCAGCAAGTGGACCTCTACACCGTTTGTTAATGTCATCGACTCTCTACCAACACCAATATGGGCAATACCCTTTCCAACTGTGGTTTTGTGTCCCCATATTCACTTGAAGCTATCCTATAAGAATGTATCGGAATTGAACGAGTAAGATTTTTCCCttgaatgaattattatcTCAAGAACTATCTCAACTATAATTATACAGGTGTCCCATACTCTGTGTGCTAAGCTCAAATGGAATTAAAGTTTGCATACGCTTTTGGACAACCTGTATAtttgcaataattataaattaaagccAAATCATTCTTATTAATGTTTTCAGATTAGAGAAGTCTTTCGCTTCATTAGTGTGCCCACACATGGTATCTAATCGTTCTAAAAATCAAAGATTAACAACGGACCAGAACATAAAGCTTCAGGAATTTATTGTGCAGGTTAGTAAtgtattattgatttaataaaaagcaaaTATTTTCTGTTCCATCTTTTTGcttcttttaattaaatattaatactcCATTTAGGGCTCTCCAAAATGTGaagaaattgtaaaattctGCCATTGGCGCCCAGAAAACAATACAGAGTGGCATTCATCAGATTGCTGTGAAAAATTCTTCAAACCTGTTTTTACAGAATACGGTCTGTGCTATACTTTCAACGATCTTCCTTTAGGCGGAATGTAAGTTACTTGATTCTTGTAAAATTATGACCTGATTAAAGCTACTTAAATAACGTAGATACAAACTTCTTCATACTGTAGCAAACAGACAAAAGACAACCGCAAGGTAAACTATTATGAATTCCTACTTACGTGTTAGTAGTAAGGTAGGTGTGCCGTGTGATCGTTCAAATTACACATATCGAATTATACTTACTGCTATAAAAAATCCCAAAACAAATTTTCAGGACAAACAGCACATTAAAATGGCAGCAAACTTTTAACGAAAACGTATCAGCTACTCCTCTAGAGTGGGGTCTAGACATCGGCTATCCCACTATATTCCCACCTGCAGCTGACATAGTTCCCTATAGGGTGATGGCGTCAGGCGAAGCAAATGGAGTCGATATTGAACTGTACCTAAATATAAGTGAACACCAGTACATTTGTGATGGACATTACAGAGGATTTAAcgtaagtaaaaaaaaaacgtgtggcactcggggactgccgcggtaaagttattgcatagcatgccttcaagccacacctccgcccgtcggagtggggagcgtgaggttttttcgttacggaatttctagattcggtccccgcgctcaaggcctgcgaaagaagctatgcaatagcttaaaaaataaaattgccttatcaaatttttacattttacctataggtacctatatcgtCAAAGATACAgagtattaaattaattgaagtaggtaaatatcatattaaagTAAAAGAAGTTAGGAAGAGAAGAATTTGAGGAAAGGTTGTTACGTAAGAAGTTCTATTAACAGCAACTGTGACGAGATTTGAAAAACTTTGATTTACAGGTCTTAATCAGATCACCAACAGACCACGTATACAGTACCACGATTCTACGTCTGCCCATGGACAAAATGACGACCATAGAAGTGACTCCAACAACATACAAAACGGATACATCCCTTCGAGCTCTGTCTCCTGATTTAAGACAatgtttctttcaaaacgAGAGGAAATTGGAATACTTTGAATTTTATACAGATAGCAATTGTCAGCAGGATTTGTTGATGCGCGAAACAATGAAGAGATGTAAATGCGTTATGTTTAATTGGCCAAGTAAGTTAAtacttatttcataaataaaaaaaatgttttcatataacataaaaatatagaaaaggaGTAACTCTTATATAAACGAAgactaattatttaaattactaaaCTCATTTATCTGGCTTGTACAGTATTATAATGTTGCAGGAAAATCTATTTTGGAACCGATCTGTTCAACAGTTCAAGATTTCATTTGCATCAAAGAAGTAAAAGGTAAAATCGATCGTTCTTTTCACTCATTGGATTCAAATATtcgaaaaaaaacaatcatatGCACTGTTTTTTATGATGTAATATGAGTATACCTacaataactatttttttactaatcagTAGTTTCTGAGCTAATCGCGTTTAACCATACAAACGAACAAACATGCTCTCCAGctttatacttaatattagtAAGACTTTAGAGCTTCTCGGAATCAAATACTTAGTTGTGAAGCTTTTGAACTAAGTATAACTTACAATTCATAGATCATACTAGTTATAGTTAGTTTGATTTATACGGATTCTTGAACTGTAATGCTTGATATTATAATGGTAGGTAATAATTTCAAAGCTGATGTTCAATTTTGAAACAGTTATGGATACGAGATGATTATCATAAAcgataacaataattttaataagcattttAATGGcttttacctacctacttattatacCCCCGCCACACTATGCTCATCGTCCTGCTCATCGCGCTGCCGTTATTCGCCTCGATATTGCTGCCTGGACAGTGTGTGGACACTGCTCTACTCGCGCGATTAATCGCGACGCTCTTCAGTTCGCACTCGTATTGCCGGTCCTTTGACTCGCGCGCAAAAGCCGACAAAATAGGGAGCAGTGAGCAGGACGATGAGCACGACGAGTGGCATGACTGTGGGCATGACGAGTAACGTGGCCACACTACGTCCCTGCCTACTTTCCTCGTCACATCCCATACCACTCGTCGAGTCGTGTGGCTGGGGTATTAGATGTCAATAAGAGTAAAACTAACGTCTATTCTTTTAGCCTTAGTGGAACAGCGTCTGATCTACGCCTACTACAAGGACAGCGATGAGCAGAGGGAACATCACGAATACTCCTCATCTTGCTACCCTTCCTGCAACGATGTGCTTTACTCTAGCCAAGTGTATTACTCTGATTTAGGGGAAGAACCGAAGAGGACAACCCCTCACTGGAGTGAACCTAAAAAgtattgttatataattttatctatgTTGTAATAATTCTTTTCtttctcatattataaacGATATGGTACTAAGTATACATTTAtctttatgtttattactctttcacgcaaaaacaaATTCTGATTGGTATGAAATTTGGAACAAAGATAGACTGGTCTGGATTAGCAATAAGGTTACTTTTTACCCGGATACCACTCGAGTGATGTCGCAGGTTCCAACTggttctttaaattttaagcaaACAAATTACGAATCCACAATATATGACATTGTGGAGTTATAGTTAAACTTGCAGGAtactacattattataaatatatggcTATTCTAATACGGTACAGCTTATATGTGTTACAGAGGTGAAAGAACACGAGTTAACGTACATTTCTATAACGACATGTTTCTGGGTCAGCACCGACACGCTCAGTACGACGACTACTACTTTGCAGGTGGTATTCCTTTTCAGCCATTTAAAATCGTACCGTATGAATTTATTAAGTCTAGAAGggtataagtaaaaaaaataacgggTTTTGTTACTAACTAATCGCGAATGTGGATGTTTAAAATACATCTTAGTTAAAAgaacaattttcaaaattgaatttattttgcgCAGTTTGAATCTATATTTCACCTGCTTTACTTAtcctacttacttacttacccAACATGGCAGTTTTCAAGGTttaatactaattttatttttaggtgcAATAGGAGGACTATTCAGCCTCTTCTTGGGCTTCAGCATCATCAGTCTAgctgaaattgtttattttgtcaTGTTAAAACCCATTTATATGGCAGTGAAAAATACTTTCTGGATTcgttaatatatatttacgacctatatgtatataattaaactctacttatgttattaatgtataatcaaataaacatttattgtgAATAAACTATAATGGAAATTTATTGTGAAGAAACTATAAAGAATGAGCATTTTTATTGATAGGCCCTTTTTTACCTATTCAAATTGttacattttaaacataactcctttttttccttaatgtttatttatggaTTGTATCTTATGAGTATCTATGTTAAATTTGATAGCTCATGTCTCTCAgatcattaaatttttattttgaacgtattgtttataat includes these proteins:
- the LOC123701371 gene encoding pickpocket protein 28-like, with amino-acid sequence MVSNRSKNQRLTTDQNIKLQEFIVQGSPKCEEIVKFCHWRPENNTEWHSSDCCEKFFKPVFTEYGLCYTFNDLPLGGMTNSTLKWQQTFNENVSATPLEWGLDIGYPTIFPPAADIVPYRVMASGEANGVDIELYLNISEHQYICDGHYRGFNVLIRSPTDHVYSTTILRLPMDKMTTIEVTPTTYKTDTSLRALSPDLRQCFFQNERKLEYFEFYTDSNCQQDLLMRETMKRCKCVMFNWPRKSILEPICSTVQDFICIKEVKALVEQRLIYAYYKDSDEQREHHEYSSSCYPSCNDVLYSSQVYYSDLGEEPKRTTPHWSEPKKGERTRVNVHFYNDMFLGQHRHAQYDDYYFAGAIGGLFSLFLGFSIISLAEIVYFVMLKPIYMAVKNTFWIR